One segment of Anguilla anguilla isolate fAngAng1 chromosome 1, fAngAng1.pri, whole genome shotgun sequence DNA contains the following:
- the znf410 gene encoding zinc finger protein 410 — protein MLSDELDSKPELLVEFVQKASIPLGQGLEESDPKETCLPLHPTTESSLCSQLHLADNSLSHAASPPLSEYEGEREHLVVQLQPHRGVALTASPSPPPILHDLQQSDSTSYILLNLAKGLAASAEPLVFVQDEAEQEVSAGESGDGTTPWYLRVQELAHDSLIAATRAQLAKDAKASNISDHLHSYPSEGPKKETLPPENRVPTEKTLRCTFEGCRRTFTWPAHLKYHLKTHKNDRTFRCCAEGCGKSFYVLQRLQVHMRTHNGEKPFVCSEKGCGKKFTTAGNLKNHKRTHTGEKPFLCEADGCGRSFTEYSSLRKHMLVHSGEKPHQCSICGKTFSQSGSRNVHMRKRHSDAPASNQARDTGEALTHSSLLEDRGVVGDSMVTMTTALEPMNLHHAMLRAQGDTLGGNGPSASMVVLSQQHDLVTMATGGHGYGEEVVALLQ, from the exons ATGCTCTCTGATGAACTGGACTCAAAGCCTGAG CTGCTGGTTGAGTTTGTACAGAAGGCCTCAATCCCCCTCGGTCAAGGATTGGAGGAGTCTGACCCTAAAGAGACCTGTCTTCCTCTCCATCCAACTACAGAGAGTTCCTTATGTAGCCAGCTGCATCTTGCAG ACAACAGCCTAAGCCATGCAGCCTCCCCCCCCTTGTCGGAGTATGAGGGCGAGAGGGAGCACCTGGTGGTTCAGCTTCAGCCCCACCGTGGTGTGGCCCTCACtgccagccccagccccccgcccatCCTGCACGACCTGCAGCAGTCCGATAGCACCTCCTATATCCTGCTTAACCTGGCCAAAG GGCTGGCAGCTTCAGCCGAACCCCTGGTATTTGTCCAGGACGAGGCGGAGCAGGAAGTGTCTGCGGGCGAGAGCGGGGATGGCACCACGCCCTGGTACCTGCGAGTGCAGGAGCTGGCCCATGACAGCCTGATCGCTGCCACCCGGGCCCAGCTGGCTAAGGATGCCAAGGCCAGCAACATCA GCGACCACCTGCACAGTTATCCTTCTGAGGGTCCAAAGAAAGAGACGCTGCCCCCGGAAAATCGCGTACCCACAGAAAAGACCCTCAGGTGCACCTTTGAGGGCTGCAGGAGGACCTTCACCTGGCCTGCCCACCTCAAGTACcacctgaaaacacacaa GAACGACCGTACGTTTCGGTGCTGTGCTGAGGGCTGTGGGAAGAGCTTCTACGTGCTGCAGAGGCTGCAGGTGCACATGAGGACACACAACGGGGAGAAGCCCTTCGTGTGCAGTGAGAAGGGCTGCGGCAAGAAGTTCACCACGGCCGGGAACTTGAAGAACCATAAGCGCACGCACACCG GGGAGAAACCGTTCCTGTGTGAAGCAGACGGATGTGGGCGCTCCTTCACAGAGTACTCCAGCCTACGCAAGCACATGCTGGTTCactcag GGGAGAAGCCGCATCAGTGCAGCATCTGTGGGAAGACCTTCTCCCAGAGCGGCAGCAGAAACGTCCACATGAGGAAGAGGCACAGCGACGCACCCGCCAGCAACCAGGCCAGAGACACTG GAGAGGCACTGACGCACAGCAGTTTGCTCGAGGACCGTGGGGTGGTGGGTGACAGCATggtcaccatgacaacagcgCTGGAGCCCATGAACCTTCACCATGCAATGCTGAGAGCACAAGGAG ACACTTTGGGAGGAAATGGTCCCTCTGCCTCAATGGTGGTCCTATCACAGCAACATGACctggtcaccatggcaacaggggGGCATGGCTATGGAGAGGAGGTGGTTGCTCTGCTGCAGTAG
- the ngb gene encoding neuroglobin, translating into MEKLTGKDKELIRNSWESLGKNKVPHGIVMFTRLFELDPGLFSLFRYKTNCGSTQDCLSSPEFLEHITKVMLVIDAAVNHLDDLHSLEDFLLNLGRKHQAVGVKTQSFSVVGESLLYMLQCSLGQAYTAPLRQAWLNMYGIVVAAMSSGWAKNGEHKSE; encoded by the exons ATGGAGAAGCTGACGGGGAAAGACAAGGAGCTTATCCGGAACAGTTGGGAGAGTCTGGGTAAAAACAAAGTCCCTCATGGGATCGTCATGTTTACCAG gttgttTGAACTGGACCCTGGGCTATTCAGTCTGTTCCGTTACAAGACAAACTGCGGCTCAACCCAGGACTGCCTCTCGAGCCCAGAGTTTCTGGAACATATCACCAAG GTGATGCTGGTGATTGATGCGGCTGTCAATCACCTGGATGACCTCCACTCTCTTGAGGATTTTCTGCTCAATCTAGGGAGAAAGCACCAGGCTGTTGGGGTCAAGACCCAGTCATTTTCT gtggtgGGCGAGTCTCTTCTTTACATGCTGCAATGCAGTCTGGGCCAAGCCTACACCGCCCCTTTGCGCCAGGCCTGGCTAAACATGTATGGCATCGTGGTGGCAGCCATGAGCAGCGGCTGGGCGAAAAATGGCGAACACAAGAGCGAGTAA